Within the Candidatus Firestonebacteria bacterium RIFOXYD2_FULL_39_29 genome, the region GTAACTGCTGGGATCCGCAAGATTGTTTTTTGTCTTTCAACTTCTCATAAAGCACTTTTTCATGCGCAACATGTTGATCAATTATGTATACAGCTTCTTCGTCAGCAGCTATGATATACATGCTTTTTGCCTGATAAATCGGTTTTAGACGGTATTTTTTTTCATCTTGAAGAACCTCCTGAACAAAAGAGGCTCTATTTTCAAAAGCGGCAGGTATTGACTCTAATCGCGAATTATTATTATCACCGGAATAACTGCCAATATTCTTAATAGTTCCGCTTTGAGATGCTCCCTCAAGCGTAATTGCCGGGACCGGTTTCCCGCTTATCAGAGATTCTTTTATTGCACTTTCCACTGCATTATGAACCAGGGCACCGTTGGAAAATTTGACCTCTTTTTTTGTCGGGTGTACATTCACATCTATAAGTCCCGGATTAATTTTGATATCCAGAACCGCCAACGGATATTTTCCAAAAGGTATTAGATTCCCATAACCGGAGACTATTGCGTGGTTTATTGTTTTATCACTTATCAAGCGGCCATTCACAAAAGTATAAATATAGTTTCTACTGCTTTTTAATTCCTGGGGAGAGGATATAAAACCGTCTATCTTTACTCCGGACTGCTCACACTTCACAGGAAGCAGACATTTTACCGTGTTCTCTCCAAACAACTGATAAAGCCGTTCTCTCATCGTCTTAACTTGTTCAACGAAAAGCAATTCTCTTCCATCCGATTTTAATTCAAAACAAACCGCATAATTATATATTGCCAGTATATGTATAATATCATTTATATACCCGGTCTCAGTCTCTACACTCTTCAAAAATTTCAACCGGGCCGGTACATTGTAAAAAAGCTCATTAACGCAAATAAGAGTGCCGCTTGAAGCCTTAGCTACAATAATTTCCTTATTTTTTCCGTTAACTGACAACTTATATGCATTTTTTGATTTTTTGTAACAACTTGTTACTTCAAGTTTAGAAACAGCAGCTATTGAGGATAGCGCTTCGCCTCTAAAACCAAGAGTATTAATATTATAAATATCTTCCAATTCTTTAATTTTACTGGTAGTATGCCTGTCTGTACAAATCTTTAAATCTTCCGGTTCCATACCTATACCGTCATCTTTTACCTTTATAAGCTTTTTGCCTCCCTGTCTGATTTCTACAGAAATTCGCCCGGATTTGGCATCTAAGGAATTTTCCAGAAGTTCTTTAATTACAGAAGCCGGTCTCTCAATGACTTCTCCGGCGGAAATCTTTTTAACAAGTTCTTCAGGAAGAATTCGAATATGACTCATATCAAAATATCCCTTGTTTCTTTGACGTTACTTTTTTGCTCGCTTGCTCAAAAGCATGAGCAAGACTTAAAAGCTCACCTTCCATAAAAGGTTTACCAATAAGCTGAAGGCCTATAGGAAGGTTGTCCTTAGAAATACCGCAAGGAATAGAAATCCCGGGAATCCCCGCCAGATTGGCAGAAATTGTAAATATATCAGAAAGATACATTTGAATAGGATCCGAGACTTTCTCTCCAAGTTTAAATGCCGGAGTCGGCGCCGTCGGCGTGAGCACACAGTCATACTTTTCAAATACCTTATCAAAATCTCTTTTAATCAAAGTCCTAACTTTTTGCGCTTTCAAATAATAGGCATCATAATAACCGGCGCTTAGAACATATGTACCAAGCATTATTCGTCTCTTAACTTCATTTCCAAAACCGGAAGCTCTCGTAGTTGTAAACATCTCTCCCAGTGTTTTTGCCTCTTTATTTCGATAGCCGTAATGAACACCGTCATATCTCGCAAGATTTGAGCTGGCTTCCGCTGTGGCTATAACATAATAAGCCGCCAGGCAATACTCCGTATGCGGTAAACTTACCTCTCCAAATTCAGCACCAAGTTTTCTATAGGTTTCTATTGATTCATTTACTGCCTTCGAAACATCTTCAGACAAACCGCCTTTTCCAAAATATTCTTTGGGCAGTGCAATTTTCATGCCTTTAATACTTTTATTCAAATATTTCGAATACACAGGAACTTCTTTATTAATAGAGGTGGAATCTTTTTTATCATAGCCCGCAATTATTTCAAGTAAAGCGGCATTATCTTCCACATCAGAAGTAATCGGACCTATTTGATCAAGAGAAGAAGCAAAAGCTATCAATCCGTACCTTGAGACCCTTCCATAAGTAGGCTTTAAACCGACAACGCCGCAACAAGATGCAGGTTGACGAATGGAACCTCCGGTATCTGAGCCAAGAGATAATGGTGAAAGTCCGGCGGAAACAGCCACCGCTGAGCCCCCTGAAGAACCTCCCGGTATTCTTGAGTCATCCCACGGATTTAAAGATGGTCCATAAATAGAATTTTCAGTAGAAGATCCCATGGCAAATTCATCCATATTACACTTGCCAAGTATAGGCATTCCGGCATTTTTTAATTTCTCAACAATAGTTGCATCATAAGGCGAGATAAAATTATTCAATATCTTCGAACAGCAGGTAACTTTTGTCCCTTCACTGCACATATTGTCCTTTAGAGCTACAGGAACTCCAAACAACGGAGAACAAATACTTACGCCAGCGGAAAGTTTTTTATCATTATCTTCCGCAGTTTTTAAAGCACTTTCAAATTCTTCGGATACAAATGCATTTAACTTTGGATTAAGCTTTTTAATCCTTTCTATAAATGCTGCTGTTACCTCTTTTGAAGAGACTTTTTTTGATCTTATTAATTCTGCAAGTTCATGGGCTTTCATTTCTGTAAAATTCATTTTCTCACTCCATCATCTTTGGAATCTTATAATGTCCCAACTCTTTCTCCGGAGCATTTGATAGCGCCTTTTCCCGGCTAAAAGAAGGTTTGAGCTCATCTTCCCTCATTACGTTTGTAACAGGGATAACGCTTGAAGTAGGTTCTATACCGTCAGTATTCACCTCTTTAAGTTTATCAACAAATTCTATCATGCCTTCTAATTGAAGAGCAAACTTGTCCAGATCTTTCTCTTCAAATTTCAAATGTGAAAGTTTCGCCACATGAAGAACATCTTTTTTTGAAATCATTGCAGCTCCTTTAGTCTTTTAAAAATAGTAATTAGAGCATTTTTATCTCCATAACCTCCGGGTTTTGTCACAACATATAAATTTATCTCCGGACTGTAGGTCAAAGGTATCCCGGATAAAATACTTCCTGTTATTTCTGTAAAATTAATATTAAGCGCTTTAAAAATATTCTCAGCAGTAGCCCCTCCGGACAAAACCAATTTTCCATATCCTCTTTCTTTAAACAATTTGACTGCCTCTTTGGCAAATTTCCCGTCTATACGTTTCCCTTCTGCTTTATCATACACAGCTTTACTTGTTTTTTTTACCGAAAAAATAACAGTTCTCTGTTTTGTCATGCGTCTATTTGACGGATCAAATTTTTCTTTTCCCATATAATCTTTAAACAGACTCAGCTGTTCATGCGTGATTTTTTTCATACTTCCTATAAAAAAAGCCTGACCGGCTTCAATATTAATCTCCGGCTTGAACTTTTTTCTCTTCTTTTTTTTCAACAAATACTTAACAAGAGCCGAGGCCCCCGCTATTACTCTGAAACCCTTCAAACTTTTAGATATTATTTCAAGATCCGTGTTTGAAATACAGTCAAAAACAAAAATAACAGTTTTTTTACCGTTATACTCAACCTGCTTTTCTATAAAACTAAGTACAGCCTCTGAACCTTTTCTTATTATATCTATCTCTACAAGTACCGGACAGTATTTTGACTGGTTCTTTAATAATTCAATTATATTAGAAGTTAAAACCGGATTCAAGGCATCTAAAGCAAATTCAGTATTTTCTATGACATCGGAGTCAAGAAATAACCTCCCATAAACACTGCAGCGCTTCAAAGCAGGCAAAGCGGTAACAAACGCAGCCTTATTAGTTCTCAATGCATCTACACACCCGTCTATCTCTTGTCCGATATTTCCGCGCAGAGTTGAGTCAGTTTTTTTATATATTAAATCATATTCAGAAAGTGAAAGAACCATTTTTTTAACTTTTGCATAAGCTTTTTTCCCGTTCAACAATCTTGTTGAACTGTTATAAACCGGAACATCCACAAGCTTTCCCTGTTTAAGACCTGTTGAATTCAAAGAACAGCAGGTATATCCCTGCAGAAACACCTGTGAACCGGCATCATTCGCACCGGTTAAATCATCTGCAATTACCGCTATCTTTTTCATTTTAGGACATAAGTTTTTACATACTTCGGATTATAAGTACTTGAATCTTTATATTCATCAAAGCAAAGATCTATCTTATTACCTTTTATGCTCCCGCCGGTATCAGCAGCAATACAATACCCATAATTCTCAACATATAACTTTGTTCCAAGAGGTATAAGTTTAGGATCCACTGCACATACACCATAACCTGCTTTCATGCCGTTCGCAGTTAAACCATCAGCGTAGGGACCACAATCTTCAGGTCCGGGATAGTACCCTGTAGCAAGAAGACTATAGACCTTGACAACAGTCATTTTTTTGGTCATCATGTACATTCTTTTTGCTTTTGTTGTACCCTGTATAACAACTCTGTTTACCGGTTTTTTTTGATTAGAAATATTAAATACCTTGCGCCAAACTTCTTTATTATCATGATATCTCACTTTTACTTCTTTTTCAAGAAAGCCATCAATACCATTTTGAAGATCTACTATTTCATTAATATTAAGGTTTTTATCCCAGATCCTGACAGTTTCTGCTTTTACTATTTCTGTAACTGTAATATTTGCTTCTTTAACTCTTTGAATCTTTATCATCATCCCGTCTGTCACAAGTGTATTTAAACTCGGAGAAACAATATCCTGAATTTCCAGGGAAAGTTTTTTTTCCTTTAACACATCGTAAACCGTACAGTTTTTAACATCCGCTTCCACTATCTTACCGTCTACAAGAATTTTTACATTACCTTTGAATGGATTGAAATACACGCTTCCGGTCAAAAGAGTTACAATAAGAAAACCTGCGATAATAATAATATTTTTCATTACTTATCCTACCTTTCCAAATTGCCTTATTTTAAATTTTACTTTTAGTTCTTCTTCCGCCACTTTTCTGCAAGCTTCAATATCCGTCCCCGGAACTGTAACCACACTTGCGATTACTTCCGGTATATATTTTTTTGCCTCTTTTATAAATTCTTTCACACCGGAATAAGCAGCTTCCTTAAATTGTGATGAACACAGTTTTTGATAGCCTACAGAGTCCGGCGCATTCAGACTAACCGAAATTGCGTCTACAAAACCCGTTAATTCAGGTAAAACATTTCTCCTGTGAATAAGATTACCCTGACCGTTAGTATCAATCCTTATTCTGGCGCCTTTTGATTTTAGTCTTAAAGCTATCTCCTTTAAAACTTCAAACCTGATCATAGGTTCTCCAAAACCGCAGAAAACTACTTCTTTATATTTTGAAACATCTCCTGCTGCTTCTATTATTTCTCCGGCTGTCGGCTCACGGTCAATTGCTAAATCATGTCCCTTTACCAGCGTACTTTCATTTCTAGCGCAAAAACTGCAATGGTTGGAGCATCTATTGGTCAAATTTATATACAAAGAACCATTTATCTCATAAACTATCTTACCTCTTTGTTTTACTCCCAATTTAAACAAATAACCTGCATTTAACTCAGACCAATTTGAAACACTTTCAAAAGTAATGCCTTTAATCCCGGCAACTTTCTCTGCAGTTTCTTTTAAAAACGCAGGTTCATTTCTCTGCCCTCTTTTTGATTGAGGGGCCAAATAAGGACAATCAGTTTCTAAAAGCAAACGACTTAACGGTATTTCTTTAACAGCCTCTCTCAAAACCGCAGCACTCGGATAGGTCACAGCCCCGCCAACGGCAATATAAAAACCAAATTTAAGAAACTCGTCAAGAAGCATTCTGTCTCCTGTAAAACAATGGAGTACTCCTCCGGCTTCCTGTCCGTTTTCTTCTTTTATTATTCTTATCGTGTCAAGACTGGCGTCTCTGCTGTGTATAACCAGAGGAAGACATTGATTCCGGGCGATACCAATAAGCCGTCTGAAAACCTTATGTTGATCCTCTTTTGAACAGGTGTTTCTAAAATAGTCAAGTCCTGTTTCCCCTATACCCACAACTTTCTTATTTGAAGCATTTGTTTTTATATAGTCATAGGCTGTTTCGTCCACTTCCGCACAGTAATGCGGGTGAAGCCCTAACGTACAATATATATTATCATATTCTGCTGCTATTTTTAAGGAATTTTTGTTTCCTTCAACATCCGTGCCTATATTAATAATATACTTTAAGCCCGCAATTTTTGCATTTTCAATTACTCTCGCTCTATCATCCGAATACTTATCATCTTCCAAATGGGCATGAGAATCAACCAGCATTTTCTTTTTCCTTTTTTTCTTTTGGAAATAGAACAGGTCCTTTTACTAATAATGTCCCGGATTTTAAATATCCGAATTCCATGATTTTCTTATGGTCACTATTAATATGCCCGGCTCCCAGACCCAGTTGATTTAATATTTTCACGGAGGTTTCCGGCATAAAAGGATAAACAAGAAGAGAGATAATCCTTATCCCTTCCAACAAATAGTATAACACACATTTTAACCGTTCCGGGTCGTCAGCCTTTGCAAGTTTCCATGGAGCAGTCTTCTCAATATATTGATTTAACAGGCGTATAAAAACCCAGGTGTTCTGAAGAGCTCCTGAAAAATCTATTTCTTCCATTGATTTATTCACCGCAGTTATTGCACATAAGGCAGCGTCCTCTATTTCTTTTTCAGCAGCAGATGCAGAACTATACGCAGGCACCTTATTCTCGGAATATTTTTCGCACATTACAATTGCCCTGCTTACCAGATTACCAAGATCATTTGCAAGTTCATTATCACGCCTTCTAAGTAATCCTTCAGATGAAAAATCTCCGTCCTGCCCAAAAGTAGTTTCCGCAAAAAGAAAATATCTTGCAGCATCTACCCCTGCAATCGCGACAAGCTCATCTACATTTATGACTTTCCCTCTTGATTTTGAAATTTTTTCTTTATTAAAAGTCCACCAACCGTGCGCAAAAATACTTTTAGGCGGCTCCAGTTCACCGGCCATTAACATCGCCGGCCAGATTATCGAATGGAACCAGAGTATATCTTTTCCCACCAAATGGACATCGACCGGCCAGTATCTTTCATATTTTTCTGACGGATAATCTACCCCCGTAATATAATTCGTAAGCGCATCAAACCATACATAGGTGATATGATTTTTATCAAAAGGCAGCTCAATCCCCCACTTAAAACTCTTTCTGGAAATAGAAAGATCCTGAAGACCTTCCTTAAGCCGGAACAATATTTCATTTCTCCTGGATTCCGGCATTACAAACTTCTTATTCTTATAAAAAAGTTCCAATAATCTATCTCTATATGCCGAAAGCTTAAAGAAGTAACTTTCTTCCTTTAATAATTCAACTTTTGTTTTATGCACAGGACAATAACCGTCAATTAAATCCTTTTCAAGAAAATAAGCTTCACAGCCGGTACAGTAAAGCCCTTCATATATTCCCTTGTATATGCCGCCTTTCTGATATACCTTAAGAAGCAGATCTGATACAACTTTTTTATGCTGTTCTTCCGTAGTACGTATAAATCTCGAATAATCAATATTTAATATTTTCCAGGCAGCTTTATATTTAGGAATCAGAGAATCAACAAATTCCCTAGGTGTTTTATTATTATTTAAAGCAGCGTCTTCAATTTTCTTTCCATGCTCATCA harbors:
- the gatA gene encoding aspartyl/glutamyl-tRNA amidotransferase subunit A (allows the formation of correctly charged Asn-tRNA(Asn) or Gln-tRNA(Gln) through the transamidation of misacylated Asp-tRNA(Asn) or Glu-tRNA(Gln) in organisms which lack either or both of asparaginyl-tRNA or glutaminyl-tRNA synthetases; reaction takes place in the presence of glutamine and ATP through an activated phospho-Asp-tRNA(Asn) or phospho-Glu-tRNA); this encodes MNFTEMKAHELAELIRSKKVSSKEVTAAFIERIKKLNPKLNAFVSEEFESALKTAEDNDKKLSAGVSICSPLFGVPVALKDNMCSEGTKVTCCSKILNNFISPYDATIVEKLKNAGMPILGKCNMDEFAMGSSTENSIYGPSLNPWDDSRIPGGSSGGSAVAVSAGLSPLSLGSDTGGSIRQPASCCGVVGLKPTYGRVSRYGLIAFASSLDQIGPITSDVEDNAALLEIIAGYDKKDSTSINKEVPVYSKYLNKSIKGMKIALPKEYFGKGGLSEDVSKAVNESIETYRKLGAEFGEVSLPHTEYCLAAYYVIATAEASSNLARYDGVHYGYRNKEAKTLGEMFTTTRASGFGNEVKRRIMLGTYVLSAGYYDAYYLKAQKVRTLIKRDFDKVFEKYDCVLTPTAPTPAFKLGEKVSDPIQMYLSDIFTISANLAGIPGISIPCGISKDNLPIGLQLIGKPFMEGELLSLAHAFEQASKKVTSKKQGIF
- a CDS encoding asparaginyl/glutamyl-tRNA amidotransferase subunit C, which translates into the protein MISKKDVLHVAKLSHLKFEEKDLDKFALQLEGMIEFVDKLKEVNTDGIEPTSSVIPVTNVMREDELKPSFSREKALSNAPEKELGHYKIPKMME
- a CDS encoding radical SAM protein, which codes for MLVDSHAHLEDDKYSDDRARVIENAKIAGLKYIINIGTDVEGNKNSLKIAAEYDNIYCTLGLHPHYCAEVDETAYDYIKTNASNKKVVGIGETGLDYFRNTCSKEDQHKVFRRLIGIARNQCLPLVIHSRDASLDTIRIIKEENGQEAGGVLHCFTGDRMLLDEFLKFGFYIAVGGAVTYPSAAVLREAVKEIPLSRLLLETDCPYLAPQSKRGQRNEPAFLKETAEKVAGIKGITFESVSNWSELNAGYLFKLGVKQRGKIVYEINGSLYINLTNRCSNHCSFCARNESTLVKGHDLAIDREPTAGEIIEAAGDVSKYKEVVFCGFGEPMIRFEVLKEIALRLKSKGARIRIDTNGQGNLIHRRNVLPELTGFVDAISVSLNAPDSVGYQKLCSSQFKEAAYSGVKEFIKEAKKYIPEVIASVVTVPGTDIEACRKVAEEELKVKFKIRQFGKVG
- a CDS encoding methionine--tRNA ligase, producing MKKYYVTTPIYYPNDVPHIGHAYTTLAADILSRWHKFLGEDVFFLTGTDEHGKKIEDAALNNNKTPREFVDSLIPKYKAAWKILNIDYSRFIRTTEEQHKKVVSDLLLKVYQKGGIYKGIYEGLYCTGCEAYFLEKDLIDGYCPVHKTKVELLKEESYFFKLSAYRDRLLELFYKNKKFVMPESRRNEILFRLKEGLQDLSISRKSFKWGIELPFDKNHITYVWFDALTNYITGVDYPSEKYERYWPVDVHLVGKDILWFHSIIWPAMLMAGELEPPKSIFAHGWWTFNKEKISKSRGKVINVDELVAIAGVDAARYFLFAETTFGQDGDFSSEGLLRRRDNELANDLGNLVSRAIVMCEKYSENKVPAYSSASAAEKEIEDAALCAITAVNKSMEEIDFSGALQNTWVFIRLLNQYIEKTAPWKLAKADDPERLKCVLYYLLEGIRIISLLVYPFMPETSVKILNQLGLGAGHINSDHKKIMEFGYLKSGTLLVKGPVLFPKEKKEKENAG